The following proteins come from a genomic window of Nicotiana tomentosiformis chromosome 12, ASM39032v3, whole genome shotgun sequence:
- the LOC138903099 gene encoding uncharacterized protein — MLTLLEQRGFFTGAPSQNSYKHLKGLVDTCWGSKQTNISEDALWLRLFPFSLRGKALDWLERLPNRSIHTWDELVEIFIAKCFSPGHMATLRDEILAFKQEPNEPLHEIWERYCTIVKECPNNDMTEAMIQQTFYMGINTTNQCVVNQLAGGNFMTIPYVEACKILDEMEDISSAWQSRANIPQGDPNVIHLHKELHDHGQPIAELTTTMNQLAKAQLQQVQGPKKVNAIEGVKIMVSKRRQKGQQVQNRVEQFVQDDSGFNQDESYNEQEEEVQYVNNYQGQRNNSQSTNQQ; from the coding sequence atgcttacactgcttgagcaacgAGGATTTTTCACCGGGGCTCCGAGTCAAAATTCTTACAAGCATCTCAAAGGGCTCgtggatacttgttgggggagcaaacaaaccaATATTTCCGAGGACGCGCTGTGGTTGAGGCTATTTCCATTTTCTCTACGGGGAAAGGCAttggactggttagagagattgcccaatcgttccatccatacatgggatgagttggTGGAAATATTCATTGCCAAATGTTTCTCTCCGGGACATatggctacacttcgggatgagattCTAGCGTTCAAGCAAGAACCTAATGAGCCATTGCACGAAATTTGGGAAAGATACTGCACTATagtgaaagagtgcccgaataatgacatgaccgaggctatgattcaacaaaccttctacatggggatcaatactaccaatcaatgcgtggtcaaccaacttgccggtggaaatttcatgacaatacCATATGTCGAAGCTTGCaaaatcttagatgaaatggaggatatctcatcggcatggcaaagtagagcaaatattcctcaaggtgatccaaatgtgattcatcTACACAAAGAATTGCACGATCATGGGCAACCAATTGCCGAGTTaaccactacaatgaatcaattggccaaagctcaacttcaacaggttcaaggtcCTAAGAAAGTAAATGCAATTGAAGGTGTCAAGATTATGGTGAGCaagcgaaggcaaaagggtcaacaagtgcaaaaccgtgtagaacaatttgtgcaagatgatagtgggttcaaccaagacgaatcatataatgagcaagaggaagaagtgcaatatgtgaataattaTCAAGGGCAAAGGAACAACTCTCAAAGCACGAATCAACAATGA
- the LOC104107366 gene encoding protein SMALL AUXIN UP-REGULATED RNA 12-like, translated as MSACSKIRHIVMFRQMLQRWRKKAATAARRRVPTDVPSGHMAVTVGASCKRFVVRATYLNHPMFKKLLSRAEEEFGFTNSGPLAIPCDEYLFEELLRYLARFDSPNNDIMARSMNFEDFQRYCHMDIRSNLDFWGDSRPLLH; from the coding sequence ATGTCAGCGTGCAGCAAGATCCGCCACATAGTCATGTTCCGCCAAATGCTACAACGGTGGAGGAAGAAGGCCGCTACGGCTGCCCGTCGCCGTGTCCCGACCGACGTACCTTCGGGACACATGGCAGTCACAGTGGGCGCCAGTTGCAAGAGATTTGTAGTCCGTGCAACCTACTTGAACCACCCGATGTTCAAGAAACTGTTGTCACGGGCAGAGGAAGAGTTTGGTTTTACTAACTCTGGCCCTTTAGCCATTCCTTGTGACGAATATTTGTTTGAAGAGTTACTTCGTTACTTGGCTCGCTTCGACTCTCCTAATAACGACATTATGGCACGGTCCATGAACTTTGAAGATTTTCAGAGATATTGTCACATGGATATCCGAAGCAACCTTGATTTTTGGGGTGATTCTAGACCCCTTTTGCATTAG
- the LOC138903098 gene encoding uncharacterized protein — protein sequence MRKEFEALEANHTWFVVPLLVGKKAIGSKWEYKIKFKADGSVESLFTKRSGFGTLELFLEIEVTSTSASLLLNQRKFILDLLSDHKCAEVSPLDLTLKLKAADGGASDYGILLNDSYAFALHGYCDSDWVACPHSCKSVTDFFVLLGRKLTWLTRLLADLCVEGVTHVSMFCDNQSALHIARNPVFHERTKHIKVHCHFVRRKLSDDLIALFIVSIANQLADILTKPLTGLSHHGFLSKLKEYYVRRIKGVEEHLGTYPTTYVPLSNKEQLMLIKLFLL from the exons ATGAGAAAAGAATTTGAGGCTCTGGAGGCTAATCATACGTGGTTTGTTGTTCCATTACTTGTtgggaagaaggctattgggagTAAATGGGAATATAAAATCAAATTTAAGGCTGATGGGTCTGTGGAAAG TTTGTTCACAAAGAGATCTG GATTTGGGACACTTGAACTATTTTTGGAGATTGAAGTGACTTCCACTTCTGCTAGTCTATTGTTAAATCAAAGAAAATTCATTTTGGACTTATTGTCTGATCACAAGTGCGCTGAAGTTTCTCCTCTGGATCTTACTTTGAAATTGAAGGCTGCTGACGGGG GGGCATCTGATTATGGTATACTTCTTAACGACTCTTATGCTTTTGCTTTGCATGGTTATTGTGATAGTGACTGGGTTGCTTGCCCTCATTCCTGCAAGTCTGTGACTGATTTCTTTGTGCTTCTTGGCAGGA AGTTGACTTGGTTGACTCGATTGTTAGCAGATTTGTGTGTGGAAGGTGTGACTCATGTGTCTATGTTTTGTGATAATCAATCAGCCTTGCATATTGCTCGTAATCCTGTGTTCCATGAGCGTACTAAGCATATCAAGGTTCATTGTCATTTTGTTCGGAGAAAGCTTTCTGATGATCTTATTGCCTTGTTTATAGTCAGTATTGCAAATCAGTTGGCAGATATATTGACTAAGCCCCTCACTGGTTTATCCCATCATGGTTTTCTTTCCAAGTTGAAg GAGTATTATGTAAGACGTATTAAAGGAGTAGAGGAGCATCTTGGTACATACCCAACTACGTACGTACCATTGTCGAATAAAGAGCAGCTTATGTTGATCAAACTTTTTCTTCTTTAA
- the LOC138903100 gene encoding uncharacterized protein has translation MFGWNWKTCMDNLVGLVYQVKKVLASISQGSMSIPEYYARIKSIWDELSTLSVHSDSHCTCGGGRLDIQKREEDQRLYQFLMGLNEIYGNARTNLLIMSHFPTIKKAYSLLLNDERQREIQPPPFHFKSESVSFSVGSQRFSHPKTSFDPRRPNMVCSYCNNPGHTLLKCYKKYGFLPNFKFTTSTKRFAANVQTELDVSKQFARPGTKSSTETSTSNMNNATTTPVIPDLTHE, from the coding sequence ATGTTTGGATGGAATTGGAAGACATGTATGGACAACCTAGTAGGATTAGTTTATCAGGTTAAGAAAGTGCTTGCTTCCATTTCTCAGGGCTCTATGAGTATTCCTGAATATTATGCGAGGATAAAGAGTATTTGGGATGAACTCAGCACTTTAAGTGTTCATTCTGATTCTCATTGCACTTGTGGGGGTGGTAGACTGGATATTCAGAAACGCGAGGAGGATCAACGGTTGTATCAATTTCTGATGGGCCTAAATGAAATTTATGGCAATGCTAGGACTAATCTACTAATTATGAGCCATTTTCCTACCATTAAAAAGGCATACTCCCTCTTGTTAAACGACGAGCGTCAAAGAGAGATCCAACCTCCTCCTTTTCATTTCAAATCAGAATCTGTTTCTTTCTCAGTAGGATCTCAGAGGTTTTCTCATCCTAAAACCTCTTTTGATCCTAGGAGGCCCAATATGGTGTGTAGTTATTGTAATAATCCTGGTCATACATTGTTGAAATGCTATAAAAAATATGGATTTCTCCCAAACTTCAAGTTCACCACGAGCACTAAAAGGTTTGCTGCCAATGTCCAAACTGAGCTGGATGTTTCTAAGCAATTTGCTCGGCCTGGGACTAAGTCTTCCACTGAGACATCAACTTCTAATATGAACAATGCAACCACTACTCCAGTTATTCCAGACTTGACACATGAATAA